The Paenibacillus mucilaginosus 3016 genome includes the window GACGGGATTCGCGACATTCACCTCAATGCGGAAGAGCCCTTCCTGTTCGTCGAACCATTCGCATACATCCGCATAGCCCGAGAACCGCATGGGGAAGCGGAAGCCGATCCAGCCCTCGTAGAAGTACTGATTGCCCGACCGCAGCCGGACCCCGCCGTTCTCCGCCGGCGACATATCGATCTCCACAGCGAGATGCTGGTGCGTCCCGAGATAATCTACAATCTTGTGCCGCTGTTCGCTGTAGATCATCGTGGCATCGAAGCGGCGGATCCGCCCGGGGAACTGGAACTTGCGGATCCAGGTGACGGTTTCTCTCCCGAAGCGGTCCTTGTACGCATAGTTCTCGATGGTAAAAGGCACGTTCTCCCCCTGCTGGGGGAACATGATATTGCGCCATGCGCCAAGGGACAGGAACGGCTTGGTGAATGCTCTTCCATACCAGACCCGGTCCATCACGCCGCGGCCGATGGAAGCGATCCGGTCTTCGGAGCAGAACCCGAACCGCCTGCGGATCTCCGGATGCAGCCGGTTGAACTCCGAGCCAAGCACCCTCTGATATATGGACGTCACGCTTCCTCCCTCCTCTCCGGTCTGCGTACGCACCGGCGGGCCGAAGGAAGGTCCCCGAGCTGCTGCAGGCCGATGAAAGCGATGGCGATCATCGACAGATTCAGCGTCACCGGATTGAAGGGCTCCACATAGGTGAGGGGATGGCCTGCGGCACTCAACCCGAGCCCGGTCAGCAGGATGATATGGAGCCAGTAGACGAGGTGGCCGTACCGGCTGCCGGCGGCAAGCGTCAGCAGGCCGAATCCCGCCTCGGCCGCGCCCATCAGCCGGATGACCTCCAGCTCGCTGCCGGAGAACCACCCCGTGCTTCGCAGAATCTCCAGCTCTCCCGAATTCGGGTAGATCAGCTTCGGCACGACCCCCTGGTAGATCCAATCGAACGACAGCACCGCAAGACAGACGGCGTGGGTCAGGGCCCTGGCCGCTGACAGGTGCGGAGGGATGCCTCTCTCGAGCCACAATCTCAGGCAGTCGAAGCTCCAGGCGGTCGCCCAGCCCATCAAGGGCCGGAACACGAATCGGTCCAGCAGCCTCCCGAACGCCCCGAAGCGCGTTTGATAATCATAGCGGGTCAAGAAGCGGATCCTTCCATCCGCCTCCGGCACGTACCTCCAGAATCCCGCCCCTTCCCGGATCAGCGAGACCGCCTGGCCGGAGGAGAACTTCAGCACGGAGGTCTTCACCCCGTTCTTTTCTGTTGTCCCTATCGTTTCGCCTTCACCTGCGATCGACAGCCCGAACCCGATCCGCGTGCGGTACAGAAAGCGCTGCGGTTCGCCCTCCTCCGTCTTCGGCAGATAGCGGATCTCCGAGAACCTCAGGTCCCACTGCTGATGCAGCTGGGGTGACTGGGTATGCTCCCACAGCTTCTCCATCTCCGTGTTCATTGTGATCTCGACATAGATCGGTTCCCTTTTCAAGGTTCCACCCCTCCCGTACTTGATCAGGCCCAAGTGTTCTGCCTATGTTGGTTCCCATCCTACCACAATCGCCGCAAAACTAAAAAATCGGCTCTATCCTACGACCCCGGCCCGGACATGGGAACTCATAGTTTCATAGAATAACGCAGGAGGTGAAGCCTTATGGCTCTTCTGCCGTATACGGCAACCACGCTTCGCAACTTCATCAACCGGGCCGAAGCGCTCTGGTTCATTGTCTTCGACTCCTCTCTCAGCG containing:
- a CDS encoding DUF4166 domain-containing protein, which gives rise to MTSIYQRVLGSEFNRLHPEIRRRFGFCSEDRIASIGRGVMDRVWYGRAFTKPFLSLGAWRNIMFPQQGENVPFTIENYAYKDRFGRETVTWIRKFQFPGRIRRFDATMIYSEQRHKIVDYLGTHQHLAVEIDMSPAENGGVRLRSGNQYFYEGWIGFRFPMRFSGYADVCEWFDEQEGLFRIEVNVANPVFGPLFGYSGRFRAEYIHVEEGGIPADVFPLREERRE
- a CDS encoding DoxX-like family protein, whose product is MKREPIYVEITMNTEMEKLWEHTQSPQLHQQWDLRFSEIRYLPKTEEGEPQRFLYRTRIGFGLSIAGEGETIGTTEKNGVKTSVLKFSSGQAVSLIREGAGFWRYVPEADGRIRFLTRYDYQTRFGAFGRLLDRFVFRPLMGWATAWSFDCLRLWLERGIPPHLSAARALTHAVCLAVLSFDWIYQGVVPKLIYPNSGELEILRSTGWFSGSELEVIRLMGAAEAGFGLLTLAAGSRYGHLVYWLHIILLTGLGLSAAGHPLTYVEPFNPVTLNLSMIAIAFIGLQQLGDLPSARRCVRRPERREEA